A section of the Oryza sativa Japonica Group chromosome 1, ASM3414082v1 genome encodes:
- the LOC4327635 gene encoding protein neprosin, whose amino-acid sequence MASSGCSSNRLRQTIVVALLLLASSSCLASAKHRGNGTTTTVPFHGKDELRRYRKIMAQVARLKKASVKTIQSPDGDVIDCVPAHLQPAFEHPKLRGQKPEAEPEERPKVGGAAAAEAEEEAVFPQAWTDGGESCPEKTVPVRRTRRRDVLRSSSAVRFGMKQPRAAGVVRRDSTSDGHEHAVGYVTGDQFYGAKASLNVWSARVATAAEFSLSQIWVISGSFGNDLNTIEAGWQVSPELYGDNNPRFFTYWTTDAYQATGCYNLHCSGFVQTNNRIAIGAAISPTSVYNGRQFDISLLIWKDPRRGHWWLQLGSGPLVGYWPSSLFTHLGGHANMVQFGGEVVNTRPSGSHTPTQMGSGHFPREGFNRAAYFRNLQVVDWDNNLLPAAALRLVADHPSCYDIQGGYNRAWGNYFYYGGPGRNVRCP is encoded by the exons ATGGCTTCTTCGGGATGCAGCAGCAATCGGTTGCGACAAACCATTGTCGTTgcgttgctgctgctggcttcttcttcttgcttggCATCCGCGAAGCACAGGGGCAAtggcacgacgacgacggtgccgTTCCATGGCAAGGATGAGCTGCGCAGGTACAGGAAGATCATGGCGCAGGTTGCCAGGTTGAAGAAGGCTTCTGTCAAGACGATCCAG AGCCCCGACGGCGATGTCATCGACTGCGTGCCGGCGCACCTGCAGCCGGCGTTCGAGCACCCGAAGCTGCGAGGACAGAAGCCCGAG GCTGAGCCGGAGGAGAGGCCCAaggtcggcggcgccgcggcggcggaggcggaggaggaggccgtgtTCCCGCAGGCGTGGACGGACGGCGGCGAGTCGTGCCCGGAGAAGACGGTCCCGGTgcggcggacgaggaggcgcgACGTGCTCAGGTCTAGCTCCGCCGTCCGGTTCGGGATGAAGCAgccacgcgccgccggcgtcgtccgccGCGACTCCACCAGCGACGGCCACGAG CATGCGGTGGGGTACGTGACGGGGGATCAGTTCTACGGGGCGAAGGCGAGCCTGAACGTGTGgtcggcgagggtggcgacggcggcggagttcAGCCTCTCTCAGATCTGGGTCATCTCCGGCTCCTTCGGCAATGACCTCAACACCATCGAAGCCGGATGGCAG GTGAGCCCTGAACTGTATGGAGATAACAACCCAAGGTTCTTCACATACTGGACA ACTGACGCGTACCAGGCGACCGGGTGCTACAACCTCCACTGCTCCGGCTTCGTGCAGACCAACAACCGCATCGCCATTggcgccgccatctcccccACCTCCGTTTACAATGGCCGCCAGTTCGACATCAGCCTTCTCATCTGGAAG GACCCACGTCGGGGGCACTGGTGGCTGCAGCTGGGGTCGGGCCCACTGGTGGGGTACTGGCCGTCGTCCCTCTTCACCCACCTGGGCGGCCACGCCAACATGGTGCAgttcggcggcgaggtggtgaaCACGCGGCCGTCGGGGTCGCACACCCCGACGCAGATGGGGAGCGGCCACTTCCCCCGCGAGGGATTCAACCGCGCCGCCTACTTCCGCAACCTCCAGGTCGTCGACTGGGACAACaacctcctccccgccgccgccctccgcctcgtcgccgaCCACCCCTCCTGCTACGACATCCAGGGCGGCTACAACCGCGCCTGGGGCAACTACTTCTACTACGGCGGCCCCGGGCGCAACGTCCGTTGCCCCTAG
- the LOC4327636 gene encoding uncharacterized protein codes for MAWRGLARDAAAAYLRRGGAPAHVFSAASRAPGPVVANPGGELRAFGLFRSPMARRADAFEVPSAAGRHGAQGVWSRSSVPALVRAGAPNSRALPFLVGRVVRGFYPQLSGHKLVKGLGMGSTLAATFCSQKVAYAEEVAEQPSEGLIGPSTKHQISKLWTIIRKYQLPVGLIALIALGWQNPLGLFINVLLILYSSRPSPYSIYLFLQEVRHGEMHQNRAFWKEEAVLTRKVDTKDYKLFSIGTVESADREVLHVIGILGNWWIYRASYGK; via the exons atggcgtggagggggctagcgagggatgcggcggcggcgtatcTCCGGCGGGGCGGCGCTCCCGCGCACGTCTTCTCCGCGGCCTCCCGCGCTCCGGGCCCCGTTGTCGCCAACCCTGGCGGTGAGCTCCGCGCGTTCGGGTTGTTCCGGTCGCCGATGGCCAGGCGCGCCGATGCCTTCGAGGTCCCTTCGGCTGCTGGGAGGCACGGGGCGCAGGGCGTGTGGTCGCGCAGCTCGGTTCCGGCGTTGGTTCGGGCTGGTGCCCCCAACTCCAGAGCTCTCCCTTTCCTCGTGGGGAGAGTGGTTCGTGGATTCTATCCGCAGCTGTCAG GTCACAAGCTGGTAAAGGGACTTGGGATGGGCTCCACCCTTGCTGCGACGTTTTGTTCACAGAAGGTTGCATATGCTGAAGAAG ttGCTGAACAGCCATCAGAAGGCCTCATCGGCCCCTCAACAAAACATCAGATTAGCAAATTATGGACTATAATCAGGAAATATCAGCTGCCTGTTGGTTTGATTGCTTTGATCGCACTTGGTTGGCAGAATCCATTGGGTCTTTTCATCAACGTTTTGCTTATTCTCTACAGTTCTAGGCCTAGCCCATATTCAATATACTTGTTTCTTCAGGAG GTTCGTCATGGAGAGATGCATCAAAATCGTGCATTTTGGAAGGAGGAG GCTGTGCTTACAAGGAAAGTTGATACTAAAGATTACAAGCTCTTTTCCATTGGAACAGTTGAATCAGCAGACAGAGAAGTACTGCACGTCATTGGGATTCTGGGCAACTGGTGGATCTATCGTGCATCGTATGGGAAGTGA
- the LOC107275258 gene encoding universal stress protein PHOS32: MGGRKIGVAVDFSSCSKAALRWASTNLTRSGDQLVLIHVNSSYHNEQGAVQLWEQSGSPLIPLAEFSDPHVAKTYAVSPDKETLEILNQMSNQRGVEVLAKILYGDPAKKLYEAVDLVPLNCLVVGNRGLSTLKRALMGSVSSYIVNNATCPVTVVKENI, encoded by the exons ATGGGTGGGAGGAAGATTGGAGTTGCTGTGGACTTCTCGTCATGCAGCAAAGCAGCTCTGCGATGGGCATCAACCAATCTTACCAGGAGCGGTGATCAGCTTGTACTTATCCATGTCAATAGTTCCTATCATAATGAGCAAGGTGCAGTTCAACTGTGGGAACAGAGTGGTTCAC CGCTCATCCCTCTGGCAGAGTTCTCAGATCCCCATGTCGCCAAGACATATGCTGTGTCACCCGACAAGGAAACACTAGAAATCCTGAATCAAATGTCGAATCAGAGAGGG GTTGAAGTCCTTGCAAAGATACTCTACGGTGACCCTGCAAAGAAGCTGTATGAAGCAGTTGACCTGGTTCCCCTCAACTGCTTGGTGGTTGGAAACAGAGGGCTAAGCACACTCAAGAG GGCTCTGATGGGAAGCGTCAGCTCCTACATCGTGAATAACGCGACCTGCCCAGTTACGGTCGTCAAGGAGAACATATAG
- the LOC4327637 gene encoding uncharacterized protein isoform X2, translating to MDGRAGCCVRFIGCCLAADGDAALSQSAAALHRMASAFLDAHGEPLVLLDHRVLCSHGVATVGHSQAFAAAMRQRREEIPPAPFRILLQEEYVGWAEVAACANGNKIVDKKSWRASVRNMLDAVYRMICQVLASAVRSVWAIGTYMLPLSAAEFFRRRLPASAVPEKISWRGVISTFRFQIFPDTCAIVACSVCIEAQHRLEFERLHGQGTFILELPDSTRKLRRFCLERKAWFKGKGAHIDSLLSLIQETGGVPAISTTNTRSSLLLPLHSYDYFSLRGCWTNLTPQQAAQLIFTGGPCIGSLWVDGSYTSKHHYSDDNDDDEEDMLVYRGCDPKKKIHRDKETGLHAVVCYAYLFIGKELHIRVQDNMPICSPHNWILFQAFDMFYTLRVMPLDASRLYDPL from the exons ATGGACGGGCGCGCCGGTTGCTGCGTCCGCTTCATCGGCTgctgcctcgccgccgacggtgaCGCCGCCCTGAGCCAGAGCGCGGCCGCGCTGCACAGGATGGCGTCGGCGTTCTTGGACGCTCACGGCGAGCCCTTGGTACTCCTCGACCACCGGGTGCTCTGCTCCCATGGCGTCGCCACCGTGGGGCACAGCCAGGCCTTCGCCGCGGCGATGAGGCAGCGCAGAGAGGAGATTCCCCCTGCCCCATTCAGGATTCTGCTGCAGGAAGAATATGTCGGG TGGGCTGAAGTGGCGGCATGCGCCAATGGGAACAAGATTGTGGACAAGAAGTCCTGGAGAGCTTCGGTCAGGAACATGCTCGATGCTGTGTACAGGATGATATGTCAGGTCCTTGCCTCTGCTGTGAGATCTGTTTGGGCTATTGGCACCTAT ATGCTTCCTCTATCAGCTGCAGAGTTTTTCAGAAGGAGACTACCCGCATCAGCTGTGCCAGAAAAAATTAGCTGGCGGGGTGTCATTAGCACTTTCAGATTTCAAATCTTCCCTG ATACCTGCGCCATAGTAGCATGCTCAGTCTGTATCGAGGCACAACACAGGCTCGAGTTTGAGCGCCTACACGGGCAAGGCACATTCATCCTCGAATTGCCTGATTCCACCAGGAAGCTGAGAAGATTCTGCCTGGAGAGAAAAGCTTGGTTTAAGGGTAAAGGGGCTCATATCGATAGCCTCCTGTCTCTGATCCAGGAGACTGGTGGAGTGCCCGCAATAAGTACAACGAACACAAGAAGCAGCCTCCTTCTGCCCCTTCACAGCTATGACTACTTCAGCCTCCGGGGGTGCTGGACAAACCTGACACCCCAGCAGGCTGCACAGCTGATCTTCACCGGTGGTCCCTGCATTGGCAGTCTCTGGGTTGATGGATCCTACACCAGCAAGCACCACTACAGCGATGACAAcgatgacgatgaggaggacATGCTAGTGTACCGTGGCTGTGATCCCAAGAAGAAGATACACCGGGATAAGGAGACAGGCTTACATGCCGTCGTGTGTTACGCGTACCTCTTCATTGGGAAGGAGCTGCACATCCGTGTCCAGGACAATATGCCTATCTGCAGTCCCCACAACTGGATCCTTTTCCAGGCGTTTGACATGTTTTACACCCTACGAGTCATGCCCTTAGATGCTTCAAGACTGTATGATCCCTTG TAG
- the LOC4327637 gene encoding uncharacterized protein isoform X1, whose translation MDGRAGCCVRFIGCCLAADGDAALSQSAAALHRMASAFLDAHGEPLVLLDHRVLCSHGVATVGHSQAFAAAMRQRREEIPPAPFRILLQEEYVGWAEVAACANGNKIVDKKSWRASVRNMLDAVYRMICQVLASAVRSVWAIGTYMLPLSAAEFFRRRLPASAVPEKISWRGVISTFRFQIFPDTCAIVACSVCIEAQHRLEFERLHGQGTFILELPDSTRKLRRFCLERKAWFKGKGAHIDSLLSLIQETGGVPAISTTNTRSSLLLPLHSYDYFSLRGCWTNLTPQQAAQLIFTGGPCIGSLWVDGSYTSKHHYSDDNDDDEEDMLVYRGCDPKKKIHRDKETGLHAVVCYAYLFIGKELHIRVQDNMPICSPHNWILFQAFDMFYTLRVMPLDASRLYDPLKMTVPPKISQKIGKDRAWLHANLRRLHEAMMIQKGKEKVC comes from the exons ATGGACGGGCGCGCCGGTTGCTGCGTCCGCTTCATCGGCTgctgcctcgccgccgacggtgaCGCCGCCCTGAGCCAGAGCGCGGCCGCGCTGCACAGGATGGCGTCGGCGTTCTTGGACGCTCACGGCGAGCCCTTGGTACTCCTCGACCACCGGGTGCTCTGCTCCCATGGCGTCGCCACCGTGGGGCACAGCCAGGCCTTCGCCGCGGCGATGAGGCAGCGCAGAGAGGAGATTCCCCCTGCCCCATTCAGGATTCTGCTGCAGGAAGAATATGTCGGG TGGGCTGAAGTGGCGGCATGCGCCAATGGGAACAAGATTGTGGACAAGAAGTCCTGGAGAGCTTCGGTCAGGAACATGCTCGATGCTGTGTACAGGATGATATGTCAGGTCCTTGCCTCTGCTGTGAGATCTGTTTGGGCTATTGGCACCTAT ATGCTTCCTCTATCAGCTGCAGAGTTTTTCAGAAGGAGACTACCCGCATCAGCTGTGCCAGAAAAAATTAGCTGGCGGGGTGTCATTAGCACTTTCAGATTTCAAATCTTCCCTG ATACCTGCGCCATAGTAGCATGCTCAGTCTGTATCGAGGCACAACACAGGCTCGAGTTTGAGCGCCTACACGGGCAAGGCACATTCATCCTCGAATTGCCTGATTCCACCAGGAAGCTGAGAAGATTCTGCCTGGAGAGAAAAGCTTGGTTTAAGGGTAAAGGGGCTCATATCGATAGCCTCCTGTCTCTGATCCAGGAGACTGGTGGAGTGCCCGCAATAAGTACAACGAACACAAGAAGCAGCCTCCTTCTGCCCCTTCACAGCTATGACTACTTCAGCCTCCGGGGGTGCTGGACAAACCTGACACCCCAGCAGGCTGCACAGCTGATCTTCACCGGTGGTCCCTGCATTGGCAGTCTCTGGGTTGATGGATCCTACACCAGCAAGCACCACTACAGCGATGACAAcgatgacgatgaggaggacATGCTAGTGTACCGTGGCTGTGATCCCAAGAAGAAGATACACCGGGATAAGGAGACAGGCTTACATGCCGTCGTGTGTTACGCGTACCTCTTCATTGGGAAGGAGCTGCACATCCGTGTCCAGGACAATATGCCTATCTGCAGTCCCCACAACTGGATCCTTTTCCAGGCGTTTGACATGTTTTACACCCTACGAGTCATGCCCTTAGATGCTTCAAGACTGTATGATCCCTTG AAGATGACAGTGCCGCCGAAGATTTCACAGAAGATAGGCAAAGACCGAGCATGGCTCCATGCCAACCTTCGTCGGCTACATGAAGCGATGATGATCCAGAAAGGGAAAGAGAAGGTCTGCTGA
- the LOC136357355 gene encoding uncharacterized protein, whose translation MRRRDARGRVPIAAVKGLVGAALRHYNANNKAGAGFIPLEPSMAACRACCCGPKGFTRLVGFWARRRRSGTPPPGTSSSAAGRCRRRRNTAPPPGATPDCCCFYAELHFDRLGSLVVDTCIIVGKPPSRQEQLTDKQPRPNKKKKQWREMEEIREFCPSYEEALQLNPTDEAVSEEELRHSHCC comes from the exons ATGAGGCGAAGAGACGCGAGGGGAAGAGTACCCATCGCCGCCGTGAAgggcctcgtcggcgccgccctccgccacTACAACGCCAACAACAAGGCCGGCGCCGGCTTCATCCCGCTCGAGCCTTCCATGGCCGCGTGCAGGGCCTGCTGCTGCGGCCCCAAGGGGTTCACGCGCCTCGTCGGCTTCTGGGCTCGCCGCCGGAGgagcggcacgccgccgccggggacctcctcctcggcggccggtcgctgccgccggaggaggaacactgcgccgccgccgggggcgaCGCCCGATTGCTGCTGCTTCTACGCCGAGCTGCACTTCGACCGTCTCGGCAGCCTAGTCGTTGATACTTGCATCATCGTCG GAAAGCCACCTTCTCGGCAGGAACAATTGACAGACAAGCAACCACGACCCAACAAGA agAAGAAGCAATGGCGTGAAATGGAGGAGATTCGTGAGTTTTGCCCCAGCTACGAAGAGGCTTTACAGTTAAACCCCACTGATGAAGCTGTATCTGAAGAAGAGTTACGCCACTCACACTGTTGCTAG
- the LOC4327638 gene encoding pentatricopeptide repeat-containing protein At1g66345, mitochondrial, with translation MALIAAKSGGGVLAQRGGGGGNLFGLAAASALSASTSTAAATTPQRISHYLAHHPRATWEALSAAFPAADHVDAVLLSLAKHLHSSSSSYSPELVARNALTFFYWAASSSSSSTPHTLRAYCLLVHLLSRAALIRDASVLLESAIAKHSSSSPASAFLDAFFAAYEDSGTAATTRGLHLLVHAYARARLPEEALEACRYLAQRGVVPSLPAFNAVLHAAQRTGRFGVAWEVFELMTLKRVYANQSTVELVIGVLSREGALARMAALVERIHGKKCAPGVVAHVALTLKIFEEGRTEQGILLLRRMLQRNMVFDNIAYSLIVHAHCQAGDLKSACEQRDDMVRRGCRLNSFVYTCLIRVHCRAGDVDEAMQLFEEMISIVLKPYDATYSHLTAGCFRQGRMKEGSEYMDKMLHQGSVPDIGTCNDMLEALCDSGHVSKANELLTALMDKGFVPDQNTYLRMTNGYGKVGDAQGIIKIYHEMEHRGLNIGVDVFSSLIRALCKCGDLKEAEKFLAILERKLLAPTSEIYDLLISGNCEKGNTKKALWFYDRMMTGNDKLVPSADTFMMLVRRVIKPKSTCSPNC, from the coding sequence ATGGCCCTGATCGCCGCCaagtccggcggcggcgtgctcgcgcagcgcggcggcggcggcggcaacctcttcggcctcgccgcggcctccgcctTGTCCGCGTCCACgtccacggccgccgccacgaCGCCTCAGCGCATCTCCCACTACCTCGCGCACCATCCGAGAGCGACATGGGAGGCGCTCTCCGccgccttccccgccgccgaccacgtcgacgccgtcctcctctccctcgccaagcacctccactcctcctcctcgtcctacTCCCCAGAGCTCGTCGCCAGGAACGCGCTCACCTTCTTCTACtgggccgcctcctcgtcgtcgtcgtcgaccccccACACCCTCCGCGCCTACTGCCTCCTCgtccacctcctctcccgcgccgccctcATCCGCGACGCGTCCGTGCTCCTCGAATCGGCCATAGCCAAGcactcctcctcgtcgcccgcTTCTGCCTTCTTGGACGCCTTCTTCGCGGCCTACGAGGACAGCGGCACGGCCGCGACGACCCGTGGACTCCACCTCCTGGTGCACGcctacgcgcgcgcgcgcctcccggaggaggcgctcgaggccTGCCGCTACCTGGCGCAGCGCGGGGTGGTCCCCTCCCTGCCCGCCTTCAACGCCGTGCTGCACGCGGCCCAGCGCACCGGGCGGTTCGGGGTCGCCTGGGAGGTGTTCGAGCTTATGACGCTGAAGCGGGTGTACGCCAACCAGAGCACCGTTGAGCTTGTCATCGGCGTCCTCAGCCGGGAGGGTGCGCTTGCCAGGATGGCTGCACTCGTAGAGAGGATTCACGGTAAGAAGTGTGCACCAGGCGTGGTGGCACACGTCGCGCTCACGCTGAAAATCTTCGAGGAAGGGAGGACTGAGCAGGGGATCTTGCTGCTCAGGAGGATGCTGCAGAGGAACATGGTGTTTGACAACATTGCCTACTCGCTGATAGTGCATGCCCATTGCCAGGCTGGTGATCTGAAGTCCGCATGCGAGCAACGGGATGACATGGTTCGCCGTGGCTGTCGCCTGAATTCGTTCGTGTATACTTGCCTTATCAGAGTACATTGCCGTGCAGGCGATGTTGATGAAGCCATGCAATTGTTTGAAGAAATGATCTCTATTGTGTTGAAGCCGTATGATGCTACATACAGCCATCTCACTGCTGGGTGTTTCAGACAAGGGAGGATGAAGGAGGGCTCGGAGTACATGGACAAGATGCTCCATCAAGGTTCTGTGCCGGATATTGGCACTTGCAATGATATGCTAGAGGCGCTTTGCGATTCAGGACATGTCAGCAAGGCAAACGAGCTGCTAACGGCACTGATGGACAAGGGGTTTGTTCCCGATCAAAACACATACTTGAGGATGACCAATGGATATGGCAAGGTTGGTGATGCTCAAGGTATTATCAAGATTTATCATGAGATGGAGCACAGGGGGCTTAATATTGGTGTTGATGTTTTTAGCTCCCTCATTAGGGCCCTTTGCAAGTGTGGAGATCTCAAGGAAGCTGAGAAATTCTTGGCTATTCTGGAAAGAAAGCTGTTGGCACCAACTAGTGAAATATATGATCTTTTGATCAGTGGTAACTGTGAGAAGGGTAACACTAAGAAGGCACTTTGGTTTTATGACAGGATGATGACAGGGAACGACAAGCTAGTCCCCTCTGCTGATACTTTTATGATGTTAGTGAGAAGAGTTATCAAACCAAAGTCTACCTGTTCCCCTAATTGCTGA